TTTCAGAGAACATCTCCAGCAGGTTTCTGGAAAAGAACACACAAGGAGATTTTACAGTCGTAGTGTGAAactttgtgtcttttgtgtaatttgtgtgtACTTTTGTTAGACCCACTTGTCAAAGTTGATGTCCAGCTGGTTCGACCCGTCTGCGTAGCGCACCATGAGTGGCTGCTCCAGGCTCTTTAAGTGCTGTCCGTCCAATTTCTGGCTCCACTCACTGAAGCTCTTCCTGACTAGCTCATCTAAAACCTGGATTGTCTGGCTACAGGAGGAAACTACTGCTTTGCGTGTGTTAGAGTCAGGCATGAAGTAAGCCTTTTGGAGCACCTAAAGTGGGATAAAGAGGACAAAAGGGAGAAAATCCAGGAAAGAATAAAAGGATGTAGTGAAGTaaccatcacacacaaaaaaaaggcagGTTTGATATGTATAGTGTTATGCACTCACCTCCATGGGTGTCTCTAAACGATGTTTGAGGCCCATCAGCTTGTAGACATGTGCTGATATCTTGGGCATatggagagaagaagaacttGTGTTCTTGTTAAGGATATTGTTAACCATTTTGAGCTCCTTGTTAAAAATGTTGTACACCTCCTCTGCCTTTTCATCTGTGACGCGCTTAATGGCCTGTGATTGAGAAGATTGTATGTATGAATTGTGTGAGTGCAAGAGAAGGCAAACATGGGACAGACTATAAACAATGCATCTAGCCTAAAAGTGCGGTTACTTTTGCCTATTTGTTCTAAGTAATagaattttaaataaattaagttGAAGTAACTAATGACAAATCTAATGTATAGACTGTGAATGATACCTCACGAGCAGACACAGGCctgaaaatgtccagaagcCGGACTCCTTCCTCGAATAAGTACACTGTCTTAAATACTGAATTGATCAAGTTCTGCATCATCATTTCCAGATTCTTTACCAGTGCGCAAAATCTgtgtacacaaaaaacacttcagaaGCACATTAAAACAGGAGTGCACACGAACACACATTATAGATATTTAGATATTATGCATGCGCACAAGTGAGTGCTTTCTTTGGAAAATGTCTCTGTCTAAAGGGAAGCACCTTCTGATGTGGCCAATTCTTACACATAcccataaaacacattttgggAATTCGGTAGTACATTAAATATTTTCCTGCTAAAATATTTAGTCTTAAGAATAAAAAGCATTAGATCAACCTGCTGAATTCACTGCACCATGTGTTATCAGTGACATCAAAGATGGCTTTATCAACAGAGCACAGGTTCTGCAGGCCATGATGAAATGTATCTTCCAGTGTCTGGAGGGTGCCGGTGAACTCTTCCCCTTGGAGACCACCAAAGCATGGCAGGGATGtctgctctccatcctcccaACGGGCAAATTGATGCTGACAGTCACACACCTGAGAGGGGAcgagaaaataataataaatcaaaatatgTTCCAGGGATTTACAATATATTCAAAAAGAAGCCTAGTCAACTTGGGCCATTTGGTCATGTCAGCTATGTCCGCCGACATAACATGCAGATGCTACTGTGTTTACCTCAAGCAGGTCAGTGAGCCTCTGAATGAAAGCATCAATCACCACGAAAAACCTTGTTTCATCCAGATCCCAGCCTTTAGGGGAATACCTGAAATAAAGAACAGACATGTAGCATTACAAATAAACTCAGCTGTGTACTCTGTACAGATGAAAACTCTCCTACTTGGAGTGCAGCTGTGAAGCCTGCAGATAAATTTCCTTCCAGGACGTGCAGCACTGCAAACAGTCAGCGAGGACTTGTTTGCTGGATAACACGTGGCCCTTAAAAATCTTGTCCAGGGAGATGCTTTGGGAGCACAGGTAGATGATTTGATTGCTTatctgcagaaaacaaacacaaaaagttgGTGGGTTGGTTACATGTGGTGTGGATGTATTTAACATATATATTCACATACCTGCCGAAAGaggccggtgatcctctcactGCTGTTGTAGTGGATGGAGTTGTTCCAGATAATACGAATAAGATTGACAATGTTCGGCAGCTTGGAAGCAACTTGGCTTGGTTTGAGTTGGGCTAGCTCTTTGCAGGGCTCCTTCAGTATGGACAGAAAGGTCAGGTTTGACTTGGCCTGCAGACAGCACTCCTGGacaccacacacagaaggaaaatatgatatgatatcAAATTCCTACATTAGAAATTACAGAATAACTTTCTACATAACAAATTGCTGAACAGAATAAATAAGAAATACTCAGGAGACATTACATGTATAGTACTGTTGTAAGaaaatgattgttttgtgttacaTACCTGAATTTTGTTGGCTACTTCGCAAAAGCGATGTACATACAGAGAGGAAGCAAGCTGCAGGATATTCTGGatgtgtctgacctctgacttttCTAGCTGCTGGGTGATGTCCAACAGCTTGGCGTAGCGCCTCTCCCAGAAGTCAATCTCTGGCAGCGGACCACAATTGTCCATCATTGTCACTATTTCTTGTTCATTCAGTAGCTCCTTGATCTGGTCCATCCAGTGAATCATAACAGCTATAATGTGATAAAAAATGAGTgagtggtggaaaaaaacacagacaaggaCTGTGTATTGAACAAAGAGTCACAAACATAAATGGTTTCTCAAGCTTACTCTCAATTCTCTGTACCAGACTCTTGTCTTTGCAGGCTTCCTCAGGACTGCACTGTAGGGCTTCAGATGGGATATACACAACAAACATctcatctgtaaaaaaaaatctttcaattATGACACTGCAACACATCATCAGAAATGTGAACTCCAATTTCCTGATTTAAATACCTGTAATACTGAAAAGGTAGCAGTGCATCTCTTCGGTGTTGGCAAtggagttcatgaactgcaacAGACTCTGGATGGCATTGCCATGCACACAGCCAAATTGGAGGGCCTCATAAAACGTCTCCACTGTGATTACAGCTCCTGGCTTGCGGATAAAATAGGACAGCTTCTCTACTTCTTCCTGTAAGGCAAACATTTATATACAATGgtgaaataaaagagaaaaatctACAGAAatactataaataaataatctgatTTGTTCATAATAAGAAATCAGTTGAGAGTAGAGAAGAAAGTAAAATACTGTACCAATGATGGCATGGAGTACACCACACGAAGCCCGACAGAGGTATCATTGTAGATTATCATGGTTCTGATGGAGGTGTCCATAATAAATGTATCCAATGCCTTCTCATTCTCCTCTGTCCAGTATTCATTGGGTACACCAGGTGCAAAACAGATAAACAACTTCCAGTGGATGggcagacaaaagaaaaagaaaggagagggCAAATGGAAAATCTGTGAACCAAGGATACTTTGCAAAATTGAAACTAAAACTAAATATTTTGCTAAGCAAGTAGTAGAGAGTATAATActcaac
The genomic region above belongs to Parambassis ranga chromosome 9, fParRan2.1, whole genome shotgun sequence and contains:
- the LOC114441119 gene encoding dynein heavy chain 2, axonemal-like; this translates as MIIYNDTSVGLRVVYSMPSLEEVEKLSYFIRKPGAVITVETFYEALQFGCVHGNAIQSLLQFMNSIANTEEMHCYLFSITDEMFVVYIPSEALQCSPEEACKDKSLVQRIETVMIHWMDQIKELLNEQEIVTMMDNCGPLPEIDFWERRYAKLLDITQQLEKSEVRHIQNILQLASSLYVHRFCEVANKIQECCLQAKSNLTFLSILKEPCKELAQLKPSQVASKLPNIVNLIRIIWNNSIHYNSSERITGLFRQISNQIIYLCSQSISLDKIFKGHVLSSKQVLADCLQCCTSWKEIYLQASQLHSKYSPKGWDLDETRFFVVIDAFIQRLTDLLEVCDCQHQFARWEDGEQTSLPCFGGLQGEEFTGTLQTLEDTFHHGLQNLCSVDKAIFDVTDNTWCSEFSRFCALVKNLEMMMQNLINSVFKTVYLFEEGVRLLDIFRPVSAREAIKRVTDEKAEEVYNIFNKELKMVNNILNKNTSSSSLHMPKISAHVYKLMGLKHRLETPMEVLQKAYFMPDSNTRKAVVSSCSQTIQVLDELVRKSFSEWSQKLDGQHLKSLEQPLMVRYADGSNQLDINFDKNLLEMFSEICHWKRLKFEIPQIVSDIYQEKDDLKLLRDRVVMLIRNYNRIIGMLSPNELSLFRDKLRFIDEKIQPGLTSLTWLSKAASTAFVCDSLPHVDKLQVIVDDYKESYVSICNLFHQISEALLVRLDENTVYRNLEFEDDQKVHQQSQLKIIQSAHHAIADILTHLNRIFNTDGTEVQEAWVAFTEKVDHVVEEALRRNIKKSMKKLSRAINGDSKTSPNPLLKVFVEPRQASPQTEPKVEFSPSLAKLEQILNILPQLISIISDIERLTEGSQLNPIHVNIEQNEEIRNIQEAVSAGMAANANLLQDCVKTWDQYRDIWKFNFEQDLSVSSLDAAICRYTEITNNVQQEETVFNIGFIVLDCSLLKSLLVQHCTEITQFLSQIRLKY